A section of the bacterium genome encodes:
- a CDS encoding cupin domain-containing protein translates to MEKVNLAQKFGLFHDYWQPRIAGELNDSYLKLAKLKGEFVWHHHENEDELFWVVKGRLLIKLREGEIRLEPGEFVIIPKGVEHLPVAEEEVHLVLLEPKSTSNTGNVRNERTVERLEWI, encoded by the coding sequence ATGGAGAAAGTGAACTTGGCGCAGAAGTTTGGCCTTTTTCATGATTACTGGCAGCCACGCATCGCCGGTGAGCTGAACGATTCTTACCTCAAACTCGCCAAGCTCAAGGGTGAATTTGTGTGGCATCATCACGAAAATGAAGATGAGTTGTTTTGGGTGGTGAAAGGACGGCTGCTCATCAAACTGCGCGAGGGCGAGATTCGGCTGGAGCCGGGCGAGTTCGTCATCATTCCCAAAGGCGTGGAGCATCTGCCGGTGGCCGAAGAGGAAGTCCATCTGGTTCTGCTCGAGCCCAAGTCGACCTCGAATACGGGCAACGTGCGGAACGAGCGTACGGTGGAGAGATTGGAGTGGATTTGA
- a CDS encoding lamin tail domain-containing protein: MKRALLLLALLAAKAEAQVVLSEVMYNPRGNENHNEFVELFNSSLTDSVSLAGWRIGDQTAADDIIAWQAGLMLRPQQFAVILDPTYFTSSTQYQTLIPAAALVVTISDNAFGSGGFSNSTAETVVLIDAAGDTVAKYLYSLGNPDGVSDEKIDPGGDDAPANWANALPVDGTPGARNSVAPSLRDAGLVPGSLISEPAVLRAGMAANVRVRVRNHGVTLIANFKIACNLIPASPEFFQPVFLGESVFESALASGEEVEVLLSTPPLPAGEYALRARLSAEGDTNPLNDSLEIAAAIGWLRETLVINEIMYAPAGGQPEWLELYNPQSYDVPLRHWWAADEAGSRATIAENYSIPARSFRVLTASPGLAALYHLPESAVLITPAFPSLNNSGDMIVLRDFSGAVIDSIFYEGDWGEAGKSIEKIWHERDNSRRNWLPSRGALGATPADFNSVSPREYDLQLERLTFSPALPRAGESVWLEATILNRGRRALANFSVHFFHDPIGTQDPGMLEELGAVAVSQALASEQMISVSLDWPQPASGINWVMAEVREARDLLMQNNRKPAEVPVGYAVHTVAINEIYYAPRTGEIEWFELFNGSNAPVNLRRWRWRDTDSEEIASLPDSNLILPAGGFAAISPKGALPNLAAAALHVVSGRWLALNNDRESLSLRDFNGGFQDSVAFSSAWGGATGFSLERINPRLPAQDSSNWSTCVEAFGATPGRRNSVFTAILPSAAQLSISPNPFSPDDDGIDDVAVCQLNLPVATANVHVKIYDLRGRLVRWLLNNRPVGSSFQVVWDGRDEAGRPLRSGVYLVFLQALHGNSGTLLSAKTTVVLARPVD; encoded by the coding sequence ATGAAGCGCGCGCTGTTGTTGCTGGCGCTACTGGCCGCCAAAGCCGAAGCTCAGGTCGTTCTCTCCGAAGTGATGTACAATCCCCGCGGCAATGAAAATCACAATGAATTTGTCGAGTTATTCAACTCGAGTTTGACCGATTCCGTTAGCCTGGCGGGCTGGCGAATCGGCGACCAAACAGCGGCCGATGACATCATCGCCTGGCAGGCGGGACTGATGTTGCGGCCGCAGCAATTCGCCGTCATTCTTGATCCCACCTATTTCACTTCCTCCACGCAATATCAAACTCTCATTCCCGCTGCGGCGCTGGTCGTCACGATCAGTGATAATGCTTTTGGCAGCGGCGGTTTTTCCAACAGCACGGCGGAAACGGTGGTGTTGATTGATGCCGCCGGCGACACGGTGGCGAAATACCTCTACTCGCTCGGCAATCCCGACGGCGTTTCGGATGAGAAGATCGATCCGGGGGGCGATGATGCTCCGGCGAATTGGGCGAACGCCTTGCCGGTTGATGGTACGCCGGGCGCACGCAATTCCGTGGCGCCCAGCCTGCGCGATGCCGGGCTGGTTCCGGGCAGCCTGATCAGCGAGCCTGCGGTTTTGCGGGCCGGCATGGCTGCCAATGTGCGTGTGCGGGTGCGCAACCACGGTGTCACGCTGATTGCAAATTTCAAAATCGCATGCAATCTCATCCCGGCAAGTCCGGAATTTTTTCAGCCGGTCTTTCTGGGTGAATCGGTTTTTGAATCGGCCCTGGCCAGCGGAGAGGAAGTCGAGGTTCTTTTGAGCACGCCGCCGCTGCCGGCAGGGGAGTACGCGTTGCGCGCCCGCTTGAGCGCGGAGGGAGACACGAATCCTCTGAATGATTCTCTCGAGATCGCGGCGGCGATCGGCTGGCTGCGGGAGACCCTCGTGATCAATGAGATTATGTATGCCCCGGCCGGCGGCCAGCCGGAATGGCTCGAGCTTTACAATCCGCAAAGTTATGACGTGCCCCTGCGCCACTGGTGGGCGGCAGATGAAGCGGGTAGCCGGGCGACGATTGCTGAGAATTATTCCATTCCTGCGCGCAGCTTTCGCGTGCTCACGGCTTCGCCCGGTTTGGCGGCGCTTTACCATCTCCCCGAAAGCGCGGTGCTGATCACGCCGGCATTCCCCTCGTTGAACAACTCCGGCGACATGATTGTGCTGCGCGATTTCAGCGGTGCGGTGATCGATTCGATTTTCTATGAAGGCGACTGGGGCGAGGCCGGCAAGTCGATCGAAAAAATCTGGCATGAACGCGACAACAGCCGGCGCAATTGGCTGCCGAGCCGCGGCGCGTTGGGCGCGACGCCGGCGGATTTCAACAGCGTCAGTCCGCGCGAATATGATTTGCAGCTCGAGCGCCTGACTTTCTCGCCGGCGCTGCCGCGTGCCGGCGAGTCGGTGTGGTTGGAGGCAACCATCCTCAACCGGGGCCGCCGCGCGCTGGCGAATTTCAGCGTGCACTTTTTCCATGATCCCATCGGCACGCAGGACCCGGGGATGTTGGAAGAACTGGGAGCTGTCGCGGTTTCTCAAGCACTGGCTTCCGAACAAATGATCTCGGTCAGTCTTGACTGGCCGCAGCCAGCTTCCGGAATCAATTGGGTGATGGCCGAGGTGCGCGAAGCGCGCGATTTGCTGATGCAAAACAATCGCAAGCCGGCAGAAGTGCCGGTGGGATATGCGGTGCACACGGTCGCGATCAATGAAATCTATTACGCGCCGCGCACCGGTGAAATCGAATGGTTCGAGTTGTTCAATGGCAGCAATGCGCCGGTCAATCTCCGCCGGTGGCGCTGGCGCGATACTGATTCGGAAGAAATCGCGAGTCTGCCGGACAGCAATTTGATTTTGCCGGCGGGCGGGTTTGCGGCAATCTCGCCAAAAGGCGCGTTGCCAAACCTTGCGGCTGCGGCGTTGCACGTTGTTTCCGGCCGGTGGCTGGCATTGAACAACGATCGCGAAAGCCTGAGCCTGCGGGATTTCAACGGCGGCTTTCAGGACAGTGTGGCATTCAGCAGTGCCTGGGGCGGGGCCACGGGATTCTCGCTGGAGCGCATCAATCCGAGGTTGCCGGCGCAAGACAGCAGCAATTGGAGTACGTGTGTCGAGGCCTTCGGCGCAACTCCGGGGCGACGAAATTCCGTCTTCACCGCCATTCTGCCGAGTGCGGCACAATTGAGCATTTCGCCGAACCCGTTCTCTCCGGATGACGACGGGATCGATGATGTGGCCGTCTGCCAGTTGAACCTGCCGGTGGCCACGGCCAATGTTCACGTCAAGATCTACGATTTGCGCGGACGCCTGGTGCGCTGGCTGTTGAACAACCGGCCAGTGGGATCGAGCTTTCAGGTGGTGTGGGATGGCCGGGATGAGGCCGGCCGGCCTCTGCGTTCCGGCGTCTATCTGGTATTTTTGCAGGCCCTGCACGGGAATTCCGGAACGCTGCTGTCGGCGAAAACGACAGTCGTACTGGCCCGGCCGGTGGATTGA
- a CDS encoding RluA family pseudouridine synthase yields the protein MRLDKYLAGQLAGLTRSQLQQLVAAGEITVNGRPTKASHPVSPGEVIQINIPPKPPSDLVPQEIPLRIVFEDAHLIVIDKPAGLVVHPAYGHADGTLANAVLYHFKEVSKLGGSARPGIVHRLDKDTSGLLVVARDDRTHAALAAQFKEKSTQREYLAVVWGTPAPARGSIESFLTRSSKDRRKVTVSQERGKWAVTHYEVIERFDLHSLLRLRLETGRTHQIRVHLSHRGHPVFGDPAYHGRTSQLSGLNQADTRFVTAVLAQFPRQALHAHTLGFVHPMTGETIFLQSELPADMQALLQELRRYRQAS from the coding sequence ATGCGTTTGGACAAGTATCTCGCCGGCCAACTGGCGGGCCTCACGCGTTCGCAGTTGCAGCAGCTCGTGGCCGCGGGCGAGATTACGGTGAACGGCCGGCCGACCAAGGCCAGCCATCCGGTTTCACCCGGCGAAGTGATTCAGATCAACATTCCGCCCAAGCCGCCGAGCGATTTGGTGCCGCAGGAAATTCCGCTGCGCATCGTGTTTGAAGATGCCCATCTCATCGTCATCGACAAGCCGGCCGGCTTGGTGGTGCATCCGGCTTATGGCCATGCCGACGGTACCCTGGCCAATGCCGTGTTGTATCATTTCAAGGAAGTCTCAAAGCTGGGCGGGAGTGCACGGCCCGGCATCGTGCACCGGCTGGACAAGGATACTTCCGGTCTGCTGGTGGTCGCGCGCGATGATCGCACGCACGCGGCGCTGGCGGCGCAATTCAAGGAAAAGTCGACGCAGCGCGAATATCTCGCGGTGGTGTGGGGCACGCCCGCGCCCGCCCGCGGCAGCATCGAAAGCTTTTTGACGCGCAGTTCCAAAGACCGTCGCAAAGTGACGGTGAGCCAGGAACGCGGCAAGTGGGCGGTGACACACTATGAAGTGATCGAACGATTTGACCTCCACAGCCTGTTGCGCCTGCGCCTGGAGACCGGACGCACGCACCAGATTCGCGTGCATCTCAGCCATCGCGGCCACCCGGTGTTTGGCGATCCCGCCTACCACGGCCGCACCAGCCAGCTCAGTGGCTTGAATCAGGCGGATACGCGTTTCGTTACAGCAGTGCTGGCGCAATTTCCCCGCCAGGCCTTGCATGCGCACACGCTCGGCTTTGTTCACCCCATGACCGGTGAAACGATCTTCCTGCAAAGCGAATTACCGGCGGATATGCAGGCGCTGCTGCAGGAACTGCGGCGGTACCGGCAGGCCTCCTGA
- a CDS encoding TraR/DksA C4-type zinc finger protein, translating into MKSQDLQYFKRLLLERRSELLKELDHFKNGQGATTIKDASGENTSYAFHMADQATDNMEREKAYYFATREGRLLYHIDQALERVEDGTYGRCHNCNQPIAWERLEAVPHARLCISCKMKEESGVSLD; encoded by the coding sequence ATGAAATCTCAAGACTTGCAGTATTTCAAGCGGCTGCTGTTGGAGCGACGCAGCGAGTTGCTGAAGGAATTGGATCATTTCAAAAACGGGCAGGGCGCCACCACCATCAAGGACGCCTCGGGAGAGAACACTTCCTATGCCTTTCACATGGCGGATCAGGCCACGGACAACATGGAGCGGGAGAAGGCCTATTATTTCGCCACGCGTGAAGGCCGGCTGCTCTATCACATCGATCAGGCGCTCGAGCGCGTCGAAGACGGCACCTATGGCCGCTGTCACAATTGCAACCAACCGATCGCCTGGGAACGGCTGGAGGCCGTGCCGCATGCCCGGTTGTGCATAAGCTGCAAAATGAAAGAGGAAAGCGGCGTGTCGCTGGATTGA
- the ileS gene encoding isoleucine--tRNA ligase, which translates to MYKPFPQELNLPAIEEDVLQFWQSADIFRKSVSSRPADRPFVFFEGPPTANGKPGIHHVIARTMKDFGCRLKTMQGYRVERKAGWDTHGLPVEIEVEKQLQFTKKDQILAYGIDKFNARCRESVWTYKQLWDQLTTRMGYWVDLDHPYITYENKYIESVWWILKQLWERDLLYQGHKIVPYCPRCETPLSSHEVAQGYDEVEDPSVFVKMPLQQEPGTSFLVWTTTPWTLISNVALALHPHVFYVKVRHRGEQLILAEPRLEVLDGEYEILERQPGRALAGIAYVPLFSFLRSTKRSHYTVLADFVTTTDGSGIVHLAPAFGQDDYQAGVKHDLPFFQPIDKSGRFTGEVTAWQGQFFKDADPDIIATLQKNGRLYKVETYRHTYPHCWRDDTPLIYYAKESWYIRTTQFKERLVELNQQIKWYPPEVGAGRFGEWLANNVDWALSRDRFWGTPLPIWLDEEGQAHCVGSVQELSELAGRDLSQLDLHRPYVDEITFPNPQNGKLMRRTPEVIDVWFDSGAMPVAQWHYPFENQEIFARSFPADFISEAIDQTRGWFYSLLAIAAMLFDKPCFKNCVVLEMVLDKDGKKMSKSRGNVVDPFSVINRHGADAARWYLMTVNPPWQATRFDGKGVEETVSRFFGTLLNTYAFFAMYANLDQYVYPAQPLPVAERPEIDRWLISTLNRLVARVEENFNSFEVTRGGRAIADFVVDDLSNWYVRRCRRRFWKSGMAEDKQAAFATLSEVLLTVCKLAAPLAPFLSEAIYRRLLAPQHEGRESVHLCDFPASAHEAFRFRQPELERQMEAVRAVVNAGRALRAERNLKIRQPLSRLLVVADDDDKRAALTTGAQLMQDELNVKAVTLVATADELTAVKPEPVFKSLGPKFGKLANRVAAAIRALDSQQLRTLEANGRLEFELENQTIALTLEEVRLVRQQAEGLAVSSAGGWTIALDTVLNDDLITEGMARDFVNRVQNMRKNAGFEVVDRIHIRYEGSPRLQQAIQKMANYIQQETLAERLEPVAGGEHLAHVETWSVGDEQVVLSVARR; encoded by the coding sequence ATGTACAAACCGTTTCCCCAGGAACTGAACCTGCCCGCGATTGAAGAAGACGTGCTTCAATTCTGGCAGAGCGCCGACATCTTCCGCAAGAGCGTCAGCTCCCGCCCGGCCGACCGGCCGTTTGTTTTCTTTGAAGGCCCGCCCACTGCCAACGGCAAACCCGGCATTCATCATGTCATTGCGCGCACCATGAAGGACTTCGGCTGCCGCCTGAAGACCATGCAAGGTTACCGCGTCGAGCGCAAAGCCGGATGGGACACCCACGGCCTGCCGGTCGAGATCGAAGTCGAAAAACAACTCCAGTTCACAAAGAAAGATCAGATTCTGGCTTACGGCATCGACAAATTCAACGCCCGCTGCCGGGAAAGCGTGTGGACCTACAAGCAACTGTGGGATCAACTCACCACACGCATGGGCTATTGGGTCGACCTCGATCATCCCTACATCACCTACGAAAACAAATATATCGAGAGCGTGTGGTGGATCCTCAAACAATTGTGGGAGCGCGATCTGCTGTACCAAGGCCACAAGATCGTGCCGTATTGCCCGCGCTGCGAAACCCCGCTCTCCAGCCATGAAGTCGCGCAGGGCTATGATGAGGTCGAAGACCCCTCGGTGTTCGTGAAGATGCCTTTGCAACAGGAGCCTGGAACTTCCTTCCTGGTTTGGACGACGACGCCGTGGACCCTGATTTCCAACGTTGCGCTTGCCCTGCATCCCCACGTTTTCTATGTGAAAGTGCGGCATCGCGGCGAGCAGCTCATCCTCGCCGAGCCCCGGCTGGAAGTGCTCGACGGCGAGTATGAGATTCTCGAACGCCAGCCGGGCCGCGCGCTGGCCGGCATTGCCTACGTGCCGCTGTTCAGTTTCCTGCGCAGCACCAAACGCTCGCATTACACCGTGCTCGCCGATTTCGTGACCACCACCGATGGCAGCGGCATCGTGCATTTGGCGCCGGCATTCGGCCAGGACGATTATCAAGCCGGGGTGAAGCATGATTTGCCCTTCTTTCAGCCGATCGACAAGAGCGGCCGCTTCACCGGCGAGGTCACGGCCTGGCAGGGCCAGTTTTTCAAGGACGCCGACCCCGACATTATCGCGACCTTGCAGAAGAATGGTCGGCTCTACAAAGTCGAAACCTATCGCCATACCTACCCGCATTGCTGGCGCGACGATACGCCGTTGATCTACTACGCCAAGGAATCGTGGTACATCCGCACCACCCAATTCAAAGAGCGCCTGGTCGAGTTGAACCAGCAGATCAAATGGTATCCACCGGAGGTGGGCGCCGGCCGGTTCGGCGAATGGCTGGCCAACAATGTCGATTGGGCGCTGTCGCGCGACCGCTTCTGGGGAACCCCGCTGCCGATTTGGCTGGATGAAGAGGGCCAGGCACACTGCGTCGGCTCGGTGCAGGAGCTGTCCGAGCTGGCCGGCCGCGATCTGTCGCAGCTCGATTTGCACCGCCCCTACGTCGATGAAATCACCTTTCCCAATCCGCAGAACGGCAAACTCATGCGCCGCACGCCGGAAGTGATCGACGTCTGGTTTGACAGCGGCGCCATGCCGGTGGCGCAATGGCATTACCCCTTCGAGAATCAGGAAATCTTCGCACGCAGTTTCCCCGCGGATTTCATCAGCGAAGCCATCGATCAGACGCGCGGCTGGTTCTATTCGCTGCTTGCCATTGCAGCGATGCTGTTCGACAAGCCGTGCTTCAAAAATTGCGTCGTGCTCGAGATGGTGCTCGACAAGGACGGCAAGAAGATGTCCAAATCCAGGGGCAACGTCGTCGATCCCTTCAGTGTGATCAATCGCCACGGCGCCGATGCCGCGCGCTGGTACTTGATGACCGTGAACCCGCCGTGGCAGGCCACGCGTTTCGACGGCAAAGGCGTGGAAGAAACCGTGAGCCGGTTTTTCGGCACGCTGCTCAATACCTATGCTTTTTTTGCGATGTATGCCAACCTCGATCAGTATGTCTATCCGGCGCAACCCCTGCCGGTGGCGGAGCGTCCCGAAATCGACCGCTGGTTGATTTCGACGTTGAACCGGTTGGTGGCGCGAGTGGAGGAAAATTTCAATTCCTTCGAGGTGACGCGCGGCGGCCGCGCCATTGCGGATTTCGTGGTTGACGATCTTTCCAACTGGTACGTGCGCCGCTGCCGGCGCCGCTTTTGGAAATCCGGCATGGCAGAGGACAAGCAGGCCGCCTTCGCGACGCTCTCTGAGGTGCTGCTCACCGTCTGCAAATTGGCCGCGCCGCTGGCGCCTTTTCTCAGCGAGGCCATCTATCGCCGCCTGCTCGCGCCGCAACACGAAGGCCGCGAGAGTGTGCATCTCTGCGATTTCCCCGCGAGCGCGCACGAGGCGTTTCGCTTCCGCCAGCCGGAGCTGGAAAGGCAGATGGAGGCGGTGCGGGCGGTGGTGAATGCCGGCCGCGCGCTGCGTGCGGAGCGCAATCTCAAAATCCGGCAGCCGCTCAGCCGCCTTCTCGTGGTCGCCGATGACGACGACAAGCGCGCCGCGCTCACCACCGGCGCGCAGCTCATGCAAGACGAATTGAATGTCAAGGCGGTTACGCTGGTGGCCACCGCCGATGAGTTAACGGCGGTGAAGCCTGAGCCGGTGTTCAAGTCGCTCGGCCCGAAGTTCGGCAAGCTCGCCAACCGCGTGGCCGCCGCCATTCGCGCGCTGGATTCGCAGCAACTGCGCACCCTGGAGGCAAACGGCCGCCTCGAGTTCGAACTCGAAAATCAGACGATCGCGCTGACCCTGGAAGAAGTTCGGCTGGTGCGGCAGCAGGCCGAAGGTCTGGCCGTGAGCAGCGCGGGCGGCTGGACCATCGCGCTTGACACCGTGTTGAATGATGATTTGATTACCGAAGGGATGGCACGCGATTTTGTGAACCGCGTGCAAAACATGCGAAAGAATGCCGGTTTTGAAGTGGTCGATCGCATTCACATTCGCTATGAAGGCTCTCCCCGCCTGCAACAGGCCATTCAGAAAATGGCGAACTACATTCAGCAGGAAACGCTGGCGGAGCGACTGGAGCCGGTCGCCGGCGGGGAACATTTGGCACATGTCGAAACCTGGAGCGTGGGCGACGAACAGGTTGTTCTCAGCGTCGCCCGCCGTTGA
- a CDS encoding DivIVA domain-containing protein: MRITPLDIKKQQFKRTVRGYDRDEVNTFLEMVAEELEALLHERNRQSDEIIRLRTQLQDYQDVEHTLKHALKSTQETALQSLENSRREAEMIVRDAELEAEKIIRDAKVKLAELKNELMVVKAQKGSFARRLRHLLESQLELIGVLELDDLGFGEMDAPATANRPAGDTAPAKSAPAGGQPASPEAARRAPVRPVAGPAKEFRPVTEAATAATRTTIDKKETRISDFIT, encoded by the coding sequence GTGCGAATCACACCTCTCGACATAAAAAAACAGCAATTCAAGCGCACCGTGCGCGGCTATGATCGCGACGAGGTCAACACTTTTCTCGAAATGGTCGCCGAAGAGCTGGAGGCGCTGTTGCATGAGCGCAACCGCCAGTCTGACGAAATCATCCGGCTGCGCACGCAGTTGCAGGATTATCAAGACGTCGAGCATACTCTCAAGCATGCGCTGAAGAGCACGCAAGAGACGGCGCTGCAATCGCTGGAGAATTCCCGGCGCGAAGCCGAAATGATCGTGCGCGACGCCGAGCTGGAGGCGGAAAAGATCATCCGCGACGCCAAAGTCAAGCTGGCGGAATTGAAGAACGAGCTGATGGTCGTGAAAGCGCAAAAAGGCTCGTTTGCGCGGCGATTGCGCCACCTGTTGGAAAGCCAGCTCGAACTGATCGGCGTGCTCGAGCTCGATGATTTGGGTTTCGGTGAAATGGACGCACCGGCCACCGCCAATCGCCCGGCCGGTGACACGGCGCCGGCCAAGAGTGCGCCGGCTGGCGGTCAACCCGCAAGTCCGGAAGCAGCGCGGCGCGCCCCGGTGCGACCGGTGGCAGGGCCCGCCAAGGAATTCCGGCCGGTAACCGAAGCCGCTACGGCCGCGACCCGCACCACCATTGACAAGAAGGAGACCCGCATCTCGGATTTCATCACCTGA
- a CDS encoding YggS family pyridoxal phosphate-dependent enzyme: MAFAQQLAAIMQRIAAACEAAGRDPREVTLIGVTKTVALADIVTASQSGLQRFGENRVQEAASKITAARASGLPAEWHLIGHLQTNKAKEAVALFDMIQSVDSARLAEVLQRHAENVPRRLEVLLQVNTSAETTKFGVAPAEAAKLAAEIAACPNLHLTGLMTIGALTDDTGVIRRCFQTLRGLFQEIAALQLPNTNLHHLSMGMTDDFELAIAEGATMVRIGRALFGERH; this comes from the coding sequence ATGGCATTCGCTCAGCAACTTGCTGCGATTATGCAGCGAATCGCCGCAGCCTGCGAGGCAGCCGGCCGTGACCCGCGGGAAGTTACATTGATCGGAGTCACCAAGACCGTCGCCTTGGCGGACATCGTGACGGCGAGTCAAAGCGGCCTGCAACGTTTCGGTGAGAATCGGGTGCAGGAGGCGGCCTCGAAAATCACTGCGGCACGCGCCTCCGGCTTACCGGCCGAATGGCATCTTATCGGCCATTTGCAAACCAACAAGGCCAAAGAGGCGGTAGCGCTGTTTGACATGATTCAATCGGTTGATTCCGCGCGGCTGGCGGAGGTGTTGCAGCGTCATGCCGAGAACGTGCCGCGGCGTCTGGAGGTGTTGCTGCAGGTCAACACTTCAGCGGAGACGACGAAATTCGGCGTGGCACCGGCCGAGGCAGCGAAGCTGGCGGCCGAGATTGCAGCCTGCCCCAATTTGCATTTGACCGGATTGATGACCATCGGCGCACTGACGGACGACACCGGCGTCATCCGCCGCTGCTTTCAAACGTTGCGCGGGCTGTTTCAGGAGATCGCGGCATTGCAACTGCCCAACACCAACTTGCACCATCTCTCCATGGGAATGACGGACGATTTCGAGCTGGCGATCGCGGAAGGCGCAACCATGGTGCGCATCGGCCGCGCCCTTTTCGGAGAACGCCACTAG
- a CDS encoding purine-nucleoside phosphorylase, producing the protein MSPLLQQIDEAVAVIRQHSKTRPEIGIILGTGLGALAKEIKTEATISYADLPHFPVSTVESHAGRLIFGTLGNKQVMAMQGRFHFYEGYAMKQITFPVRVMKAMGCHTLVVSNACGGMNPLFAPGDIMIMTDHINLLGDNPLIGPNDDALGPRFPDMSEPYTAALIELAEQVALEAKIRLQKGVYVALSGPNLETRAEYRFLRQIGADVVGMSTVPEVIVAVHSGMKVLGLSVITDSCLPDALEPVDIAKIIKTAGEAEPKLTLIMQRVIERM; encoded by the coding sequence ATGAGCCCATTATTGCAGCAGATCGATGAAGCGGTTGCTGTCATCCGCCAGCACAGCAAAACCCGGCCTGAAATCGGCATCATTCTGGGAACCGGTTTGGGCGCGCTGGCCAAGGAGATCAAAACCGAGGCGACCATCTCCTACGCTGATTTGCCCCATTTCCCCGTTTCCACCGTCGAAAGCCACGCCGGCCGCTTGATCTTCGGCACGCTTGGCAACAAACAGGTGATGGCCATGCAGGGCCGCTTTCATTTCTATGAAGGCTACGCCATGAAGCAAATCACCTTTCCGGTGCGCGTGATGAAGGCGATGGGCTGCCACACGCTGGTGGTGTCCAACGCTTGCGGCGGCATGAATCCGCTCTTTGCACCCGGCGACATCATGATCATGACCGATCACATCAATCTGCTGGGTGACAACCCTCTCATCGGCCCCAATGATGATGCCCTCGGCCCGCGTTTTCCGGACATGTCCGAGCCGTATACCGCCGCCTTGATCGAGCTTGCCGAGCAGGTGGCGCTCGAGGCCAAGATCCGCCTGCAAAAAGGCGTCTATGTTGCGCTCTCCGGCCCGAATCTCGAGACTCGTGCGGAATATCGCTTCCTGCGCCAGATCGGCGCCGACGTCGTCGGCATGAGCACAGTGCCGGAAGTCATCGTGGCCGTCCATTCCGGCATGAAAGTGCTGGGTCTCTCAGTGATCACTGATTCCTGCCTGCCCGACGCATTGGAGCCGGTTGACATCGCCAAGATCATCAAAACTGCCGGCGAGGCCGAACCCAAGTTGACATTGATCATGCAGCGCGTCATCGAGCGGATGTAG
- the lspA gene encoding signal peptidase II produces MNTMQGMGVLMITAVIVVLDQITKLIVKSRFILEESITVLGDVLRFTYIENPGMAFGIRLGGRYFFTIFSALATVVILVYLYRIRHERLPSRLSLALILGGAIGNLIDRFAYGRVIDFIDVGLGTLRWPVFNVADSAVSIGMVMLVALVFFEKEKAEVAPAVAPSFSKDKPSPSDEHDNWQDSRSPSA; encoded by the coding sequence ATGAATACAATGCAAGGTATGGGCGTACTGATGATCACGGCGGTCATCGTTGTGCTCGATCAGATCACCAAGCTCATCGTCAAATCCCGCTTCATTCTCGAAGAGAGCATAACCGTGCTGGGCGACGTGTTGCGCTTCACCTACATTGAAAATCCCGGCATGGCCTTCGGCATCCGCCTCGGCGGCAGGTATTTTTTCACCATTTTTTCCGCGCTCGCCACGGTGGTCATCTTGGTCTATTTGTACCGCATTCGCCATGAGCGTCTGCCCTCGCGGCTGTCGCTCGCGCTGATTCTCGGCGGCGCGATCGGCAATCTCATCGACCGTTTCGCTTACGGCCGCGTGATCGACTTCATCGATGTCGGCCTCGGCACCCTGCGCTGGCCGGTGTTCAATGTGGCGGACAGTGCCGTGTCCATCGGCATGGTGATGCTGGTGGCCCTGGTATTCTTCGAGAAGGAAAAAGCCGAAGTCGCGCCCGCGGTGGCCCCCTCCTTTTCCAAAGACAAACCCTCGCCGAGTGATGAACACGACAACTGGCAGGATTCACGGTCGCCGTCCGCCTGA